A portion of the Clostridium gelidum genome contains these proteins:
- a CDS encoding M20 metallopeptidase family protein: protein MIDFKEEANLIKEELIKIRRDLHEHPELGFEEVRTSKVIKDFLKANEIPYIEVAQTGVCGIIKGTKEGKNKAVAMRGDIDALPIHDMKTCEFKSKIDGKMHACGHDAHTTILMGAGKLLNNNKDKFSGTVKLLFEPAEETTGGATPMINAGVLENPKVDCILGLHVDEETECGTIKIKKGVVNAASNPFTIKITGQGGHGASPHTTVDPIVIASHIVIALQTIVSREVAPVNPIVITVGTLNSGTAQNIIPGEATLSGMIRTMTKEDRAFAIKRLNEIVDGIAIMSRAKAEISVTESYPCLYNNDEFVDLIHDSATEVLGRENVLEQRAPKMGVESFAYFANERPSAFYFLGSGNKEKNTTEPAHSNLFNIDEDCLNIGVSIQALAAFNYLTK from the coding sequence GTGATAGATTTTAAAGAAGAAGCTAATCTTATAAAAGAGGAACTTATAAAAATAAGAAGAGATTTACATGAACATCCTGAACTTGGATTTGAAGAAGTTAGAACATCTAAAGTTATTAAGGATTTCTTGAAAGCAAATGAAATTCCGTATATTGAAGTAGCCCAAACAGGTGTATGTGGAATTATAAAAGGGACAAAAGAAGGAAAGAATAAAGCTGTAGCAATGCGCGGAGATATAGATGCGCTTCCTATTCACGATATGAAAACTTGTGAATTTAAGTCTAAGATTGACGGCAAGATGCATGCTTGTGGACATGATGCTCATACAACAATACTTATGGGTGCGGGAAAGCTATTAAATAACAATAAAGATAAATTTTCAGGAACTGTAAAGTTATTATTTGAACCAGCAGAGGAAACTACAGGTGGAGCAACTCCTATGATAAATGCAGGGGTACTTGAAAATCCAAAGGTTGATTGTATTCTTGGACTTCATGTGGATGAAGAAACAGAATGTGGCACTATAAAAATAAAAAAAGGAGTAGTTAATGCTGCATCTAATCCATTTACTATAAAAATAACAGGTCAAGGAGGACACGGAGCATCGCCTCATACAACTGTTGATCCTATAGTTATAGCAAGTCATATTGTAATAGCACTTCAAACAATAGTAAGTAGAGAAGTAGCGCCTGTAAATCCAATTGTTATAACTGTTGGAACTTTGAATTCAGGGACAGCTCAAAATATTATTCCTGGAGAAGCTACGTTAAGTGGAATGATAAGAACTATGACAAAGGAAGATAGGGCATTTGCTATAAAAAGATTAAATGAAATTGTAGATGGAATTGCAATTATGTCAAGAGCGAAGGCAGAAATAAGTGTAACTGAAAGTTATCCTTGTCTTTATAATAATGATGAATTTGTAGATTTAATACATGATAGTGCAACTGAAGTTTTAGGGAGGGAAAATGTTTTAGAGCAAAGAGCACCTAAGATGGGGGTTGAAAGTTTTGCATATTTCGCAAATGAAAGACCATCAGCATTCTATTTCTTAGGATCTGGGAACAAAGAAAAGAATACTACAGAACCTGCTCATAGCAACTTATTTAATATAGATGAAGATTGCCTAAACATTGGAGTTTCTATTCAAGCTTTAGCAGCATTCAACTATCTAACAAAGTAG
- a CDS encoding RluA family pseudouridine synthase has product MKIEIGPNEAGQRLDKFLRKLLKDVPLSAIFKALRKKDIRVNGAKQNEKYFLVEGDIVEIKYIQSKKEDKTEKFIKVDPKGIKIAYEDENMLVLEKWINVLVHSDSNTSKEPTLTDFVLSYLNDKGDYIPENELTFTPAACNRLDRNTSGLIIFGKSFDGLKCINEAIREDEIRKHYYTLAKGKVRDGLYEGYIVKNLETNISTVHDTEVKNSKRIAMEINVVETNGAYSFLDINLITGRSHQIRAHLAHLGNPIIGDNKYGDKKLNSFFENKYGLNYQYLYAYKLIFRNINDKLSYLKNKTIAVAIPPILKKIKQDVFKFSIR; this is encoded by the coding sequence TTGAAAATAGAAATAGGGCCAAATGAAGCAGGCCAAAGATTAGATAAATTTTTAAGAAAATTGTTAAAGGATGTACCTTTAAGTGCAATTTTTAAAGCTTTAAGAAAAAAAGACATAAGAGTTAATGGTGCAAAGCAAAATGAAAAGTACTTCTTAGTAGAAGGCGATATAGTAGAAATTAAATACATACAAAGTAAAAAAGAAGATAAAACAGAGAAATTTATTAAGGTTGATCCAAAAGGAATTAAAATTGCATATGAAGATGAAAATATGTTAGTACTAGAGAAATGGATAAATGTATTAGTTCATTCAGATAGTAATACTAGTAAAGAACCAACGCTTACAGATTTTGTTCTTTCATATTTGAATGATAAAGGAGATTATATACCAGAAAACGAATTGACATTCACTCCAGCAGCATGTAATAGATTAGACAGAAATACATCAGGTTTAATTATTTTTGGAAAGAGTTTCGACGGATTAAAGTGTATAAATGAAGCAATTAGAGAAGATGAAATAAGAAAACATTATTATACTTTAGCAAAAGGTAAAGTAAGAGATGGTCTTTATGAAGGATATATAGTAAAAAACCTTGAAACTAATATATCAACAGTACATGATACAGAAGTTAAGAATTCTAAAAGAATAGCAATGGAAATAAATGTAGTAGAAACTAATGGTGCATATTCATTCTTAGATATTAATTTAATTACAGGAAGAAGTCATCAAATAAGAGCACATTTGGCACATTTGGGAAATCCAATAATTGGGGACAATAAATATGGAGATAAGAAATTAAATTCATTTTTTGAAAATAAATATGGATTAAACTATCAATATTTATATGCTTATAAATTAATTTTTAGAAATATTAATGATAAGCTAAGTTATTTAAAGAATAAGACCATAGCAGTAGCAATACCTCCAATATTAAAAAAAATAAAACAAGATGTGTTTAAATTCTCAATTAGATAG
- a CDS encoding methyl-accepting chemotaxis protein, with translation MNIKEKIVNSTLDSIKFKLIIAVVIVQCFSSYIGQAVNLAIARGRDALKGVGVATFFLDGAIGVFVSAAISIIISVFIIVYIYDRLVLKRLKKVLNFTQKLGDGDLSGELNFKGHDDISKLGESLNKAASNIKLLVSDITNISKNINTSSHELLEGTKSSHTSISAINSTSVILSNEALNLIDTTQNANSSIEDIVKTNQLLLTKVKDGLTSSTEMETRAAQMKLKVSSSLEKANITYSEKQEKILKAIEAGKIVEEIKIMSDTIKGIASQTNLLALNASIEAARAGEQGKGFSVVAEEVKKLAEQSTEAISNVENLVTQVREVFDNLSVSSQDILEYIDNNVKADYELLLETGDQYQKDAKLINNISTEVTSSAKIMNTSIEEISKVIDKVVDISGKTSDSTSEINASLSEITSIMNEVNNAMENQVSLSNGLEKSVEKFTL, from the coding sequence ATGAACATAAAAGAAAAAATCGTAAATTCTACTTTGGACTCTATTAAATTCAAACTAATAATTGCTGTTGTAATTGTGCAATGCTTTAGTTCTTACATAGGACAAGCGGTAAACTTAGCTATAGCACGTGGAAGAGATGCACTAAAGGGAGTTGGCGTGGCTACTTTCTTTTTAGATGGCGCTATTGGTGTTTTTGTATCTGCCGCCATCAGCATAATAATATCAGTTTTTATAATAGTTTATATTTATGATAGGTTAGTTTTAAAGAGACTTAAAAAAGTATTGAATTTCACACAAAAGTTAGGTGATGGAGATTTATCTGGAGAGCTTAATTTTAAAGGTCATGATGATATAAGCAAGCTAGGAGAGAGCTTAAATAAAGCTGCATCAAATATAAAATTACTAGTATCAGATATAACTAATATTTCTAAAAATATCAATACTTCAAGTCATGAATTATTAGAAGGTACAAAAAGTTCTCACACAAGTATAAGTGCTATTAATTCAACTTCAGTTATACTTTCTAATGAGGCTTTAAATTTAATAGACACTACTCAAAATGCAAATTCATCAATTGAAGATATAGTGAAGACAAATCAATTACTTTTAACTAAAGTAAAAGATGGTTTAACTTCATCAACTGAAATGGAAACAAGAGCAGCACAAATGAAACTAAAAGTTTCTAGTTCACTTGAAAAAGCAAATATAACTTATAGTGAAAAACAAGAAAAGATTCTTAAAGCTATTGAAGCTGGTAAAATAGTAGAGGAAATTAAGATAATGTCTGATACAATAAAAGGTATCGCTTCTCAAACAAATCTTCTTGCATTAAATGCATCCATTGAAGCTGCAAGAGCAGGTGAACAAGGTAAAGGTTTTTCAGTTGTAGCTGAGGAAGTGAAAAAATTAGCAGAACAGTCTACAGAAGCTATTTCAAATGTAGAAAATTTAGTTACTCAAGTAAGAGAAGTTTTTGATAACCTTTCAGTAAGTTCTCAAGATATTCTAGAGTACATTGATAACAATGTTAAAGCTGATTATGAATTATTACTTGAAACAGGAGATCAATATCAAAAGGATGCAAAACTTATAAATAACATATCTACAGAAGTAACTTCATCTGCTAAAATTATGAATACATCAATTGAAGAAATTAGCAAAGTAATTGATAAGGTTGTTGATATATCAGGAAAAACTTCTGATTCTACAAGTGAAATTAATGCTAGTTTGTCAGAGATAACATCGATAATGAATGAAGTAAATAATGCTATGGAAAATCAAGTTAGTTTATCTAACGGATTAGAAAAATCTGTTGAAAAATTCACGTTATAA
- a CDS encoding efflux RND transporter periplasmic adaptor subunit, translating to MNKKILVICLVLLNLVTLSGCSSETDTKADVKTYPVKTVELQDKSYPISLEYEGLTGGSEVRKLSFKSSAKVSKIYASKGQYVKKGDNLVDLDKTDLNFEMEGAKSQMDAASAQYDKAVNGAEAEDINKAQIAVKNAEDNYKYCKDLYDKNVTLFEMHAVTQQQINDIKIKLDGSESELNAAKETLNQLKNGTRKEDKQALLAQLNAAKANYDSKVNLVEDGSLKADVDGYVVDILCKEGEMQSAGYPVVLIRSESQVVTVGLSDNDVKKIKLGTKAQVKIDDVTTDGEVMNIVQMADSKSGTYSAEIKLVNPIDNSKFYIGQSTKVYINEGEKNGIWIPISTILNDGQDYVYVVENGHAVKKNVTLGQTNENLVCVEGLKSGDNLVNEGMKNIKSGYQVSVE from the coding sequence ATGAATAAGAAAATATTAGTTATTTGTTTAGTACTTTTAAATCTTGTTACATTAAGTGGATGTAGTTCAGAAACTGATACAAAAGCAGATGTAAAAACTTATCCAGTTAAAACTGTAGAACTTCAAGATAAAAGTTATCCAATTTCATTAGAGTATGAAGGGTTAACAGGAGGAAGTGAAGTTAGAAAGCTTTCATTTAAAAGTTCTGCAAAAGTTTCAAAAATATATGCTTCAAAAGGTCAGTATGTAAAAAAAGGAGACAACCTTGTTGATTTAGATAAAACTGACTTGAATTTTGAAATGGAGGGAGCCAAATCTCAAATGGATGCTGCTTCAGCACAATATGATAAAGCAGTAAATGGTGCGGAGGCTGAAGATATAAACAAAGCTCAAATAGCAGTAAAGAATGCAGAAGATAATTATAAATATTGCAAAGATTTGTATGATAAAAATGTCACTTTATTTGAAATGCATGCAGTTACGCAGCAACAAATTAATGATATTAAAATCAAATTAGATGGAAGTGAAAGTGAGTTAAATGCAGCTAAGGAAACTTTAAATCAGCTTAAAAATGGAACACGAAAAGAAGATAAACAAGCGCTACTTGCTCAATTAAATGCTGCAAAAGCTAATTATGATTCAAAAGTTAATTTAGTTGAAGATGGTTCCCTTAAAGCAGATGTAGATGGTTATGTAGTAGATATTCTTTGCAAAGAAGGGGAGATGCAGTCTGCGGGCTATCCAGTTGTTTTAATTAGAAGCGAAAGCCAAGTTGTCACTGTGGGATTATCTGATAATGATGTAAAGAAAATAAAACTAGGAACAAAAGCACAAGTTAAAATAGATGATGTTACCACTGATGGAGAAGTCATGAACATAGTTCAAATGGCTGATAGTAAATCAGGAACGTATAGTGCTGAAATTAAACTTGTAAATCCTATAGATAATAGTAAATTTTACATAGGTCAATCTACAAAAGTTTATATTAATGAAGGTGAAAAGAATGGAATTTGGATTCCAATTTCAACTATTTTAAATGATGGACAAGATTATGTTTATGTAGTAGAAAATGGACATGCTGTCAAGAAAAATGTAACTTTAGGACAAACTAATGAAAATTTAGTATGTGTAGAAGGACTAAAAAGCGGAGATAATCTTGTTAATGAAGGCATGAAAAATATAAAATCTGGATATCAGGTTTCAGTAGAATAA
- a CDS encoding efflux RND transporter permease subunit, protein MGLINAAIKNKKIVLFLVFIAIISGLACYHYIPKQESPDVSSPAAMITTIYPGASPKDVESLVTKKIEDKVEEIDGYDYAESFSQNSASIVIVYLNSDADKDKAWRNLRDKIKDLKSDLPNGCQESTIDTKLTETAGMILGVSGESYSYEQLGNYADDIKKQLSNVSGISRFDIKGKQDKQVKVDVDLSKINKYSISLEDVCGVLQAQNVEIPSGSLELATGKIKVQTPGSFTSLKDIENTIVGVSTETGQTLKLKDIASVHMDYDDDSNYKYTNNGENAVLIAGYFQDNKNIVLIGDDVRNKLNEIKKQLPQDLKIEEVTFQPKDVDESVSFFMKNLEEGVILVVITVLIGMGIRNALVVSSVIPISIALSFIAMEVLGIKVHQISTTALIIALGILVDDAIVIGDVVQVGIDEGLSGDEAAFKGIKKLFVPVFTSTLIIVGAFAPLLSIPGSVGEFIRTLPQVVMICITCSYISALFITPAMSSLFFKKSKAVKKENKIQKLFHKLLTYGLKHKIKIVVASLLVFAVSMGLMNLLGAQFFPYVDKNIIYVNVSNEKVEDLDSTGNLVKEAEDVLKSQEEVTGYTSAIGGGLPSFYITLPTVTPSKDTAQIMVKIDLDKTKKFDTREKLVEHIQNELDNKISGGVATVKLLEQADPIGALVRMRLTGDDLDKIYTASEQIQENLKNIPGTTNVRDDAAKKTFEYEVNIDSTKASQYGLLKSDILKQMNIALKGYNSSVYRKGGSEYDILVKSNISSVEDLKNLQVKSSVTNNKILLSQVSTINLNSQLDQIKHYKKDKTVTVYSDLKSGYNSADIENTVKQEINKMELNGVNVLYDGEQKQIETNFTSLAIAGVVIIIIIYLILFVQFKSFIQPLVIIYSLPLSLIGVIVGLLMCDMPLSLTAVMGIISLIGVVIRNAILLVEYIIEGRQEGLSIDEACIHAVSLRFRPIILSSVATITGLVPLAFSKSALFGPMSVTIIFGLASATFLTFIVVPVMYSLINTKLEEREAKENKVSIELGNLYSKIKIKILNIYDLLCQHLKNWKK, encoded by the coding sequence ATGGGATTAATTAATGCTGCTATAAAAAATAAAAAGATAGTATTGTTTTTAGTGTTTATTGCTATCATAAGTGGTTTGGCCTGTTACCATTACATTCCTAAGCAGGAAAGTCCAGATGTTTCATCCCCAGCAGCCATGATTACAACAATTTATCCAGGGGCTTCTCCTAAGGATGTAGAAAGTTTAGTTACAAAAAAGATTGAAGATAAGGTTGAAGAAATAGATGGATATGATTATGCTGAATCTTTTTCTCAAAATAGTGCATCTATAGTTATTGTTTACTTAAATAGTGATGCAGATAAAGATAAAGCATGGCGTAATTTGAGAGATAAAATAAAAGATTTAAAATCCGATCTTCCTAACGGTTGTCAAGAGAGTACAATAGATACAAAGCTTACTGAAACAGCAGGTATGATTTTAGGTGTATCTGGTGAAAGTTACTCTTATGAACAATTAGGAAATTATGCAGATGATATAAAGAAACAATTAAGTAATGTTAGTGGTATTTCTAGATTTGATATAAAGGGAAAGCAAGATAAACAAGTAAAAGTAGATGTAGATTTAAGCAAAATAAATAAATATTCTATTTCTCTTGAAGATGTATGCGGTGTATTACAAGCACAAAATGTAGAGATTCCTTCTGGATCTTTAGAACTCGCGACTGGAAAAATAAAAGTGCAGACACCTGGCAGCTTTACATCTCTAAAGGATATAGAAAATACAATTGTAGGAGTTTCAACAGAAACTGGACAAACTTTGAAGCTTAAAGATATAGCTAGTGTCCATATGGATTATGACGATGATTCTAATTATAAATATACTAATAATGGAGAAAATGCAGTATTAATTGCAGGGTATTTTCAAGATAATAAAAATATAGTTTTAATAGGTGATGATGTAAGGAACAAATTAAACGAAATAAAAAAACAATTACCACAGGATTTGAAGATAGAAGAGGTTACCTTCCAGCCTAAAGATGTAGATGAATCAGTTTCTTTCTTTATGAAAAACCTTGAAGAGGGTGTAATTCTTGTAGTTATAACTGTTCTAATCGGAATGGGAATTAGAAATGCACTAGTAGTATCTTCAGTAATTCCAATATCTATTGCTTTATCATTTATTGCTATGGAAGTTTTAGGAATAAAAGTACATCAAATATCAACAACGGCACTTATTATAGCATTGGGAATACTTGTAGATGATGCAATTGTAATAGGAGACGTTGTGCAAGTAGGAATTGATGAGGGACTTAGTGGAGATGAAGCGGCATTTAAAGGAATTAAAAAATTATTTGTCCCTGTATTTACATCTACATTAATTATAGTTGGTGCTTTTGCTCCTCTTTTAAGCATACCAGGATCAGTAGGAGAATTTATAAGAACACTGCCACAAGTAGTAATGATTTGTATAACTTGCTCATATATATCAGCACTATTTATAACTCCTGCTATGTCATCTTTATTTTTTAAGAAGAGTAAAGCTGTTAAGAAGGAAAATAAAATTCAAAAGTTATTTCATAAGCTTTTGACTTATGGACTTAAGCATAAAATAAAGATTGTTGTAGCATCTTTACTTGTATTTGCAGTGTCAATGGGATTAATGAATTTATTAGGTGCACAATTTTTTCCTTATGTAGATAAAAATATTATTTATGTAAATGTGTCTAATGAAAAGGTTGAAGATTTGGATAGTACAGGTAATTTAGTAAAAGAAGCAGAAGATGTTTTAAAATCACAAGAAGAAGTTACGGGTTATACTTCAGCTATAGGTGGTGGTCTGCCTAGTTTTTATATTACATTGCCTACTGTAACACCATCAAAAGATACAGCTCAAATTATGGTAAAAATAGATCTAGATAAAACTAAAAAGTTTGATACAAGGGAAAAACTTGTTGAACATATACAAAATGAATTAGATAATAAAATATCTGGAGGAGTTGCTACAGTAAAGCTTTTGGAGCAGGCAGATCCAATAGGAGCACTTGTTCGAATGCGGCTTACAGGAGATGATTTAGATAAAATTTATACTGCTTCAGAGCAAATACAAGAAAATTTAAAAAATATACCAGGAACTACAAACGTAAGAGATGATGCAGCTAAAAAGACATTTGAATATGAAGTGAATATAGATAGTACTAAAGCATCTCAATATGGTTTGCTAAAGTCTGATATTTTGAAACAAATGAACATTGCATTAAAGGGATATAACAGTTCTGTATATAGGAAAGGTGGAAGCGAATACGATATATTAGTTAAAAGTAATATATCATCAGTAGAAGATTTGAAGAATTTACAAGTAAAATCAAGTGTTACAAATAATAAGATATTGTTATCACAAGTATCAACTATAAATCTTAATTCACAGCTCGATCAAATAAAGCATTATAAGAAAGATAAGACTGTAACAGTATATAGTGATTTAAAATCAGGCTATAATTCAGCTGATATAGAAAATACAGTGAAACAAGAAATAAATAAAATGGAGTTAAATGGAGTAAATGTTCTTTATGATGGAGAGCAAAAACAAATAGAAACTAACTTCACAAGTCTTGCCATTGCTGGGGTAGTTATAATAATAATAATTTATTTAATTTTATTTGTTCAATTTAAGTCATTTATACAACCCCTTGTAATAATCTATTCTCTACCATTATCACTAATAGGAGTAATAGTAGGGTTATTAATGTGTGACATGCCTCTATCATTAACTGCTGTAATGGGAATAATAAGTTTGATTGGAGTAGTTATAAGAAATGCTATTTTGCTTGTAGAATATATAATTGAAGGTAGGCAGGAAGGTCTTTCTATAGATGAAGCTTGTATACATGCTGTAAGCTTAAGATTTAGACCTATAATATTAAGTTCAGTAGCAACTATTACAGGACTTGTACCACTTGCATTTTCTAAGAGTGCGTTATTTGGACCTATGTCTGTAACTATAATATTTGGACTTGCATCAGCTACGTTCCTTACATTTATAGTTGTCCCAGTAATGTATTCTTTAATTAATACTAAGCTTGAAGAGAGGGAAGCAAAGGAGAATAAAGTAAGTATTGAATTAGGAAATCTTTATTCAAAAATAAAGATTAAAATATTAAATATCTACGATTTATTATGTCAACATTTAAAAAACTGGAAAAAGTAG
- a CDS encoding cell division protein FtsA, whose protein sequence is MELRRFNQKDIIFALDIGTRSIIGTVGIIKDKKFQVVCEKYLEHEERAMVDGQIHDITLVASVVQKVKAYLEEELQIQLNEVSIAAAGRFLRTVDVRADIELNQDEEVDKEIIRSLELSAVKKAEEEIATTTEGKLYCVGYSVKCFYLNGFLISNLIGHKGQNIGAEVIATFLPRSVIDSLYSVMNKVNLKVVNLTLEPIAAMEAAIPKSLRLLNIALVDIGAGTSDIAISSKESISAYGMVPMAGDEITEAIVQEYLVDFNTAENIKRAISEEKEVTYIDVLGLENTILSENVFKLVSAIVNKTAEEISKKVLELNGDKAPSAVFLVGGGAHTPGILEAIADKLKLKPQRIAIKDRQAVTECISDNILGSAGVTVLGIALTAIRSLGNDFIDVVLNNDPISLFNSHKHTIMDVLLQAGINPSLLISKNGKSIRFNYNGSKRIVFGEYGTSAKITVNGEEATLETEIKANDNIILEYAQNGIDAAPKLYEHIRNVNSISIYLDGEIINIDPVILVNGKREDLNYIINNGDEIQVLLPCNGSDFKKYILKEEVTLLKDEIVLEDKYEISEGDHIIREIKILEEIEAVEESMVSEKQIENITKDNNYKSIEIDSTNNLKKIDVTEQEEIAVTIEEFSGITVNINGEKTTLNGKIQYVIVDIFDYIDFDLTIPKGIINLTLNGEKSSYTAKIKDGDIIEVFWSNI, encoded by the coding sequence ATGGAATTAAGAAGATTTAATCAAAAAGATATAATTTTTGCCTTAGATATAGGAACAAGATCTATTATAGGAACAGTAGGTATAATAAAAGATAAGAAGTTTCAAGTAGTATGTGAAAAATACTTAGAACATGAAGAAAGAGCCATGGTAGATGGTCAAATACATGATATTACTTTGGTTGCGTCTGTTGTTCAAAAAGTTAAAGCTTATCTTGAAGAAGAGCTTCAAATACAACTAAATGAAGTATCTATTGCAGCGGCAGGTAGATTTTTGAGAACAGTTGATGTAAGAGCAGATATTGAACTTAATCAAGATGAAGAAGTAGATAAAGAAATTATACGAAGTCTTGAATTAAGTGCAGTAAAAAAAGCAGAAGAAGAAATAGCAACTACAACTGAAGGAAAATTATATTGTGTTGGATATTCAGTAAAATGTTTTTATTTAAATGGTTTTTTGATATCAAATTTAATAGGGCATAAGGGTCAAAATATTGGAGCAGAAGTTATTGCAACATTCTTGCCAAGGTCTGTAATTGATTCTCTTTATTCAGTAATGAATAAGGTTAATTTAAAAGTTGTAAATTTAACCTTAGAACCAATAGCAGCCATGGAAGCTGCAATACCAAAGAGCTTAAGACTTTTAAATATTGCATTAGTAGATATCGGAGCTGGTACATCAGATATAGCAATAAGCTCTAAAGAAAGTATTTCAGCCTATGGCATGGTTCCCATGGCAGGAGATGAAATAACTGAAGCTATTGTTCAGGAATATTTAGTTGATTTTAATACTGCTGAAAATATAAAAAGAGCTATAAGTGAAGAAAAAGAAGTAACATATATTGATGTTTTGGGCCTCGAAAACACAATATTATCGGAAAATGTATTTAAATTAGTTAGTGCTATTGTTAATAAAACAGCAGAAGAGATTTCTAAGAAGGTTTTAGAATTAAATGGTGATAAAGCTCCTAGTGCTGTATTTTTAGTAGGCGGAGGAGCTCATACACCAGGTATTTTAGAAGCAATTGCAGATAAGTTGAAATTGAAACCTCAAAGAATTGCAATTAAAGATAGACAAGCAGTTACAGAATGTATCTCAGATAATATATTGGGTTCAGCTGGAGTAACTGTTCTTGGAATAGCTTTAACTGCAATACGAAGCTTAGGTAATGATTTTATTGATGTTGTTTTAAATAATGATCCAATTAGTTTATTCAATTCTCACAAACATACTATAATGGATGTGTTACTCCAAGCTGGAATAAATCCTTCATTATTAATAAGCAAAAATGGAAAAAGTATTAGATTTAATTACAATGGATCTAAAAGAATTGTTTTTGGTGAATATGGAACTAGTGCTAAAATTACAGTTAATGGAGAAGAAGCTACTCTGGAAACAGAAATTAAAGCAAATGATAATATTATATTAGAATATGCACAAAATGGAATAGATGCAGCTCCAAAATTATATGAGCATATTAGAAATGTAAATTCAATTTCAATTTATTTAGATGGAGAAATTATAAATATTGATCCAGTAATACTTGTTAATGGAAAAAGAGAAGATTTAAACTATATAATAAACAATGGTGATGAAATACAAGTGCTTTTACCTTGCAATGGGTCTGATTTTAAGAAATATATATTAAAAGAAGAAGTGACTTTATTAAAGGATGAAATTGTGTTAGAAGATAAGTACGAAATTTCAGAGGGAGATCATATTATCAGAGAAATTAAAATTCTAGAGGAAATTGAAGCTGTAGAAGAGAGTATGGTTTCAGAAAAACAAATAGAAAATATAACAAAAGATAATAATTATAAAAGTATAGAAATTGACAGTACAAATAATTTAAAAAAAATAGATGTTACAGAGCAAGAAGAGATAGCTGTTACTATAGAAGAATTTTCTGGTATAACAGTAAATATAAATGGAGAAAAGACGACATTAAACGGTAAAATACAATACGTAATTGTAGATATTTTTGATTATATTGATTTTGATTTAACAATACCAAAGGGAATAATTAATTTAACTTTAAATGGAGAAAAATCATCATATACAGCAAAAATAAAAGATGGTGATATAATAGAAGTTTTTTGGAGTAATATATAG